Proteins from a single region of Methanoculleus taiwanensis:
- a CDS encoding alpha/beta hydrolase yields MSGMVRVTVDGESREAAVRGVERRPAASGPYDSVHIETSRGRVDCHYYAASGAKKGVIMVGGVGGGFDTPACGLYPRLCEDLQRLGISALRVRYRYATNLAEAVLDTVIAIRFLKGEGALSIGLIGHSLGGAVVATAAANDEAVDTVVTLSTQSYGIAPVSRLKPSTSVLVIHGEKDAILPPASSVYAHQLAHEPKRLILYEGAGHMLDEAADAVYREVKDWLVENLG; encoded by the coding sequence ATGAGCGGGATGGTCAGGGTTACCGTGGACGGGGAATCGCGAGAGGCGGCGGTACGGGGTGTTGAGAGGCGGCCTGCAGCATCCGGGCCGTATGATAGCGTGCATATCGAGACCAGCCGGGGGAGGGTCGACTGTCACTACTACGCAGCGAGCGGCGCGAAAAAAGGCGTGATCATGGTCGGCGGTGTCGGGGGCGGGTTCGATACCCCTGCCTGCGGACTCTACCCGAGACTCTGCGAAGACCTGCAGCGCCTCGGGATCAGCGCTCTCCGGGTGCGCTACCGCTACGCCACGAACCTCGCCGAGGCTGTCCTCGATACCGTCATCGCCATCCGGTTTCTGAAGGGTGAAGGAGCTCTGTCGATCGGGCTTATCGGCCACTCCCTCGGGGGTGCGGTCGTCGCGACGGCGGCTGCGAACGACGAGGCCGTGGATACGGTCGTCACGCTCTCGACGCAGAGTTACGGAATCGCTCCGGTCTCCCGCCTGAAGCCGAGCACTTCGGTTCTGGTGATCCACGGTGAGAAGGATGCAATCCTTCCGCCTGCGTCTTCGGTCTACGCCCATCAGCTTGCGCACGAGCCGAAGCGTCTGATTCTCTACGAAGGGGCAGGGCATATGCTCGACGAAGCGGCGGATGCCGTCTATCGTGAGGTGAAAGACTGGCTTGTCGAGAACCTTGGGTGA
- a CDS encoding glycerophosphodiester phosphodiesterase — MFIVGHRGARALEPENTLAAVQRGMACADYVEIDVHLSRDGIPVVIHDATVDRTTGGTGAVRDFTIEEVQKLDAGRGERIPTLREVLDQVSGATGLIVEIKEQGIEEVVASILLENLPENLFIVSFHDRSVATAKRLLPGAGAGLIFSEERDDPVRDAVRLGADAILPRFDLLTEDLIREAHDRHLLVIPWVLNGAEDIRRAYELGADGFASDDPCRARSDLAKVRGGA; from the coding sequence ATGTTCATTGTCGGACACCGTGGTGCACGTGCCCTTGAACCCGAGAACACCCTTGCTGCGGTTCAGAGAGGCATGGCGTGTGCCGATTACGTTGAGATCGACGTCCACCTGAGCCGGGACGGCATCCCGGTGGTGATCCATGACGCCACCGTCGACCGGACGACCGGCGGGACGGGAGCGGTGCGAGACTTCACCATCGAAGAGGTACAGAAGCTCGACGCCGGGAGGGGAGAGAGAATACCGACACTCCGGGAGGTGCTCGATCAGGTCTCGGGAGCGACCGGCCTCATCGTCGAGATCAAGGAGCAGGGGATCGAGGAGGTGGTCGCTTCGATCCTGCTGGAGAACCTGCCGGAGAATCTCTTCATCGTCTCGTTCCACGACCGGAGCGTCGCGACGGCGAAGAGACTGCTCCCCGGTGCCGGTGCAGGGCTCATCTTCTCCGAAGAACGCGACGACCCCGTCCGGGATGCCGTCCGGCTCGGGGCGGACGCCATACTCCCCCGGTTCGATCTGCTCACCGAAGACCTCATCCGCGAGGCGCACGACCGGCATCTCCTGGTGATCCCCTGGGTGCTGAACGGTGCAGAGGATATCCGGCGTGCCTACGAGCTCGGCGCCGACGGGTTTGCGAGCGACGACCCCTGCCGGGCGCGGAGCGACCTTGCGAAGGTTCGCGGCGGAGCGTGA
- a CDS encoding DUF1294 domain-containing protein, protein MIPIIDIAIVLPALYVLVNVGAFFCYAHDKRAAEHGAWRTKESTLLLLALLGPFGAYAAMRRLRHKTQKMKFRLVPVFVLAHAAGLAVIAVSLF, encoded by the coding sequence ATGATACCTATTATCGATATCGCTATCGTACTTCCGGCACTCTACGTTCTCGTAAACGTAGGTGCATTCTTCTGCTATGCGCACGACAAACGGGCGGCGGAGCACGGGGCATGGAGGACGAAAGAGAGCACGCTGCTGCTTCTTGCACTCCTCGGACCCTTCGGAGCCTATGCTGCGATGAGGAGGCTGCGGCACAAAACGCAGAAGATGAAGTTCCGGCTGGTGCCGGTCTTCGTGCTCGCCCACGCTGCAGGGCTTGCCGTTATCGCCGTCTCGCTCTTCTGA
- a CDS encoding PIN domain-containing protein: MTKVFIDTNLFLGLYWSDEDTGQIFGDIETLKPHLIFPDLVFDEYLRNRDRILDVHSRQIRKTEIGELNPPFVVREQPDFARLLRIGEEYDSALQSLVSDIEGMIANPSGDPIYAAFSRLVDDPGVTIIRRTEEHVERAHRRKLLGNPPKSEKKDTIGDELIWEMILGHTADDLIFITRDATYRNHITFLTTEYGRVTGHALTIDGNISFALEQVGKEPSEALLRLEGERFESTG, translated from the coding sequence ATGACGAAAGTCTTTATCGATACGAATCTCTTCCTCGGCCTCTACTGGTCGGACGAGGATACGGGGCAGATCTTCGGCGATATCGAGACGCTCAAACCTCACCTCATCTTTCCCGATCTGGTCTTCGACGAGTACCTTAGGAACCGGGACAGGATCCTGGATGTCCACTCCCGCCAGATACGGAAGACGGAGATCGGGGAGCTGAACCCACCGTTCGTCGTCCGCGAGCAGCCCGATTTCGCCCGGCTCCTCCGGATCGGCGAAGAGTATGATTCTGCGCTCCAGTCGCTCGTCTCGGATATCGAGGGAATGATCGCCAATCCGTCCGGAGACCCAATCTATGCCGCCTTCTCCCGGCTCGTCGACGATCCCGGAGTGACGATCATCAGGAGGACGGAAGAGCATGTCGAGCGTGCACACCGCCGGAAACTCCTCGGAAATCCGCCGAAGAGTGAGAAGAAGGATACCATCGGCGACGAGCTGATATGGGAGATGATCCTCGGCCATACGGCGGACGACCTGATATTTATTACCCGTGACGCAACCTACCGGAATCACATCACCTTCCTGACCACCGAGTACGGGAGAGTTACGGGGCATGCCCTCACCATCGACGGAAACATCTCCTTTGCGTTGGAACAGGTCGGAAAAGAACCTTCAGAGGCGCTTTTGCGGCTCGAAGGGGAACGATTCGAGTCCACAGGCTGA
- a CDS encoding aminotransferase class I/II-fold pyridoxal phosphate-dependent enzyme, translating into MKLRDFKLERFLAEYEFRAPYILCASDCETVSVAELLEGEEGGREALMNLRLGYAEPMGSPGLREEIAGLYTTISPEEIIAFNGASEGILAYMNVALSAGDHVVVQSPAYQSLYEVARSVGCDVTMWRMEERDGAWTLDLDLLQEQIRSTTKAVIINSPHNPTGYQIPESDFRAIAEIAADHGAIVFSDEVYRYLEHPGTDRLPAMADIAETGISLGVISKAFGLAGLRTGWIATHDRELLRKLSAFKDYSTICNNVPGEFFTALALRQKDALVTRNLGFVESNLSLLERFFRENGDLFVWSHPSAGSTAFPALLSGASAFEFCTDLVDRQGVLLLPGTVFEYDDRHFRIGYGRVDMPESLRQLERYVEAHLRA; encoded by the coding sequence ATGAAACTACGTGATTTTAAGCTGGAACGGTTTCTCGCAGAGTACGAGTTTCGTGCGCCCTATATCCTCTGTGCGTCTGACTGCGAGACGGTCAGCGTTGCCGAGCTTCTGGAAGGGGAAGAAGGAGGTCGCGAAGCACTCATGAACCTGCGGCTCGGCTATGCGGAGCCGATGGGAAGCCCCGGGCTTCGGGAAGAGATTGCCGGACTCTACACGACGATCTCCCCGGAAGAGATCATCGCCTTCAACGGGGCATCCGAGGGGATTCTCGCGTACATGAACGTCGCTCTTTCGGCGGGCGATCACGTTGTCGTCCAGTCGCCGGCATACCAGTCGCTCTATGAAGTCGCCCGTTCGGTCGGCTGCGATGTGACGATGTGGCGGATGGAGGAGCGGGATGGCGCGTGGACGCTCGATCTCGATCTGCTGCAGGAGCAGATCCGGAGCACGACGAAGGCCGTCATCATCAACTCGCCCCACAACCCGACCGGCTACCAGATCCCGGAGAGTGACTTTCGGGCTATCGCGGAGATCGCCGCCGATCACGGGGCGATCGTCTTCTCCGACGAGGTCTATCGCTATCTCGAGCACCCGGGCACCGATCGTCTCCCCGCGATGGCCGACATTGCCGAAACCGGGATCTCGCTCGGGGTGATCTCAAAGGCCTTCGGCCTCGCGGGGCTTCGGACCGGCTGGATCGCCACGCACGACCGGGAACTCCTCCGGAAACTCTCGGCGTTCAAGGACTACTCGACGATCTGCAACAACGTGCCGGGCGAATTCTTCACGGCGCTGGCGCTCCGGCAGAAGGACGCACTGGTTACACGAAACCTCGGGTTCGTCGAGAGCAACCTATCCCTCCTCGAGAGGTTCTTCCGGGAGAACGGCGACCTCTTCGTCTGGTCGCACCCTTCCGCGGGTTCGACCGCCTTCCCGGCGCTCCTCTCCGGTGCGAGTGCTTTTGAGTTCTGCACCGACCTCGTCGACCGGCAGGGTGTGCTGCTGCTCCCCGGGACGGTCTTTGAGTACGACGACCGGCACTTCAGGATCGGCTATGGCCGGGTGGATATGCCCGAATCCCTCCGGCAGCTCGAACGTTACGTCGAAGCGCACCTCCGCGCCTGA
- a CDS encoding DUF2795 domain-containing protein — MRNVAEERPSVKGGHAGGLKGGQASLHAEGSFEELSASALQKYLGGMDYPAGKDDLINHAKKNNAPDSVITALQKFSDQQYQSAADVSKEFGKVK; from the coding sequence ATGAGAAACGTGGCAGAAGAGAGACCATCGGTAAAAGGCGGACATGCCGGAGGCCTGAAGGGTGGCCAGGCATCGCTCCATGCGGAAGGGTCGTTTGAGGAGCTGAGCGCATCCGCACTCCAGAAGTACCTCGGCGGCATGGACTATCCGGCAGGGAAGGACGACCTGATCAACCACGCCAAAAAGAACAATGCGCCTGATTCGGTCATCACTGCACTGCAGAAGTTCAGCGACCAGCAGTACCAGTCCGCGGCAGATGTGAGCAAGGAGTTCGGGAAGGTTAAATAA
- a CDS encoding nitroreductase family protein — MAAITGEGDAGIVFRTIGERRSIREYDEREVPEELIRRIIGAGVQAPTGLGVQPWRFTVVRDTKLMREVSDYCKAAMIANFGETTDENVQRFLSFLRQKEFNIFYNAPVLILVLGAVEDEMSTLDCTLCAENMLLAAWSLGIGSCWIGSAGVVQENPALLERLAVPDGYAVVAPLIFGYPADVPAKPERREPDITWVG, encoded by the coding sequence ATGGCTGCTATAACTGGTGAAGGAGATGCGGGTATCGTCTTTCGGACGATAGGCGAGCGGCGCAGTATCAGGGAGTACGACGAGCGGGAAGTCCCGGAGGAACTGATCCGCCGGATCATCGGTGCCGGCGTCCAGGCGCCGACGGGCCTCGGCGTTCAGCCCTGGAGGTTTACCGTTGTCAGGGATACGAAACTGATGCGGGAGGTCTCGGACTACTGCAAGGCGGCGATGATCGCGAACTTCGGGGAAACGACCGATGAGAATGTACAGCGTTTCCTCTCGTTCCTGCGGCAGAAGGAGTTCAATATCTTCTATAACGCACCGGTACTGATCCTCGTCCTCGGTGCTGTCGAGGATGAGATGAGCACCCTTGACTGCACGCTCTGTGCGGAGAATATGTTGCTCGCCGCCTGGTCGCTCGGTATCGGGAGCTGCTGGATCGGGTCGGCGGGCGTCGTCCAGGAGAACCCGGCTCTCCTGGAGCGACTGGCGGTGCCTGACGGGTATGCCGTTGTGGCGCCGCTGATCTTCGGGTATCCGGCGGATGTTCCGGCAAAGCCTGAGCGGCGGGAGCCGGATATCACCTGGGTCGGGTAG
- a CDS encoding type II toxin-antitoxin system PemK/MazF family toxin, with translation MGQFSPGDVILASLRLGGAETKKTRPAVVITASSDGSLVVCPISSRASPDGSSVPLSLDDFARGGLDMFEESYILTAHRIVIRRNAVIAKKGKVTDEVSAAVASLVRHSGRR, from the coding sequence ATGGGACAGTTCTCCCCCGGAGATGTCATTCTAGCAAGTCTCCGTCTCGGTGGAGCGGAGACCAAAAAAACCCGGCCTGCAGTCGTTATCACGGCATCGAGCGACGGTTCTCTCGTCGTCTGCCCGATCTCGAGCAGAGCATCCCCCGACGGCTCCTCTGTCCCGCTCTCGCTCGACGACTTCGCCCGGGGCGGCCTTGATATGTTCGAGGAGAGTTACATCTTAACGGCGCACCGTATCGTCATCCGGAGAAACGCCGTCATCGCAAAGAAAGGGAAGGTCACGGACGAGGTCTCTGCAGCGGTAGCATCGCTCGTCAGGCACTCCGGCCGGCGATAG
- a CDS encoding MJ0548 connectase family domain-containing protein has translation MSLVIAFIGARGAVMAGDMREILFSGDDSCRDRLEAELYDGRIVTDEALARRAQEIGIGVYVRDTKNKVAERSGILVGEVGETEKGVVRSRRLYASAGRYAIADFEDGCMTVVSQGTGSTFIVLGNAIAKQVTNRCIRDTWKGGTPRDAVRTIVLAMETAARTTASVSERYVLVQTPASRDLRPLLDEDARRGEERSNSAE, from the coding sequence ATGAGCCTGGTGATTGCATTTATCGGAGCACGCGGCGCGGTTATGGCTGGGGACATGCGGGAGATCCTCTTCTCCGGGGACGACTCCTGCCGTGACCGGCTTGAGGCCGAACTCTACGACGGCCGTATCGTCACCGACGAAGCACTCGCGCGGCGGGCGCAAGAGATCGGAATCGGCGTATATGTCAGGGATACGAAGAACAAGGTCGCGGAGCGAAGCGGTATTCTCGTGGGTGAGGTCGGGGAGACCGAGAAGGGAGTGGTCAGGAGCCGGAGACTCTACGCCTCGGCCGGCCGGTACGCCATCGCCGACTTCGAAGACGGCTGCATGACCGTCGTCTCGCAGGGCACGGGGAGCACCTTCATCGTGCTCGGGAACGCGATAGCGAAACAGGTCACGAACCGCTGCATCCGCGACACCTGGAAGGGCGGGACGCCCCGGGACGCGGTGCGGACGATCGTCCTTGCCATGGAGACGGCGGCGCGGACGACCGCATCGGTGAGCGAGCGGTACGTTCTGGTGCAGACGCCCGCAAGCAGGGATCTCCGCCCTTTGCTCGACGAGGATGCCCGCCGCGGCGAAGAGCGATCCAATTCAGCAGAGTAA
- a CDS encoding cupredoxin domain-containing protein gives MRPIAVLVIALLVAGIAVLAAGCTTPGGDNATTPTETAPMTATPTETETPATTATPTTGENGTVTTTPTESATPGEGGSVTVDLSAENLAFNTSAITVPAGAEVTVNFENRDTVPHNLAVYQTPAANDPIFVGEIIDQGSTTYTFTAPEEPGIYFFRCDVHPTTMTGDFIVQ, from the coding sequence ATGAGACCGATTGCCGTTCTCGTTATCGCACTCCTGGTGGCGGGCATAGCCGTGCTGGCCGCCGGCTGTACGACCCCCGGCGGAGATAACGCCACCACGCCGACCGAAACCGCTCCGATGACCGCCACCCCGACGGAGACGGAAACCCCCGCCACGACTGCAACCCCGACCACTGGGGAGAATGGTACCGTGACGACGACCCCGACGGAGAGTGCGACACCCGGCGAGGGGGGGAGCGTGACCGTCGATCTTAGTGCGGAAAACCTTGCCTTTAACACGAGCGCGATCACGGTGCCCGCCGGAGCGGAGGTGACGGTGAACTTCGAGAACCGTGATACGGTGCCGCACAACCTCGCCGTCTACCAGACCCCGGCTGCGAACGATCCCATCTTCGTCGGTGAGATCATCGATCAGGGCAGCACCACGTATACCTTCACCGCTCCGGAGGAGCCCGGTATCTACTTCTTCCGGTGCGACGTCCACCCGACGACCATGACCGGCGACTTCATCGTGCAGTGA
- a CDS encoding DUF2795 domain-containing protein gives MAEERPAAAVPIENLSFPAFEVHIQGIDYPAPKQRLINKARKTGAIPAVIRVLEWFDDRLYRTIEDVESEFNRLREE, from the coding sequence ATGGCAGAAGAGCGCCCGGCGGCCGCCGTGCCGATAGAAAACCTGAGCTTCCCGGCATTTGAGGTGCATATTCAGGGGATCGACTACCCGGCACCAAAGCAGCGGCTCATCAATAAAGCCCGGAAGACCGGAGCGATACCGGCCGTGATCCGGGTACTCGAATGGTTCGACGACCGGTTGTACAGAACGATCGAGGACGTGGAGTCGGAGTTCAACCGGCTCCGGGAGGAGTAA
- a CDS encoding DUF2795 domain-containing protein: MAEERPSVKGGRAAASATASVEELSASAFQKYLGGMDYPAGKGDLISHARKNDAPDAVIEVLQKFDDRQYQSAADVSKEFGKAK, encoded by the coding sequence ATGGCAGAAGAGAGACCATCGGTAAAAGGCGGCCGGGCGGCGGCATCGGCAACTGCTTCGGTCGAGGAACTGAGTGCATCCGCGTTCCAGAAGTACCTCGGCGGGATGGACTACCCGGCAGGGAAAGGCGATCTGATCAGCCACGCCAGGAAGAACGACGCTCCGGATGCAGTCATAGAGGTGCTGCAGAAGTTCGATGACAGGCAGTACCAGTCCGCTGCGGATGTGAGCAAGGAGTTTGGGAAGGCAAAATAA
- a CDS encoding GNAT family N-acetyltransferase, whose protein sequence is MTLLIREANPTDAEILAENNRATAWETEERELDPVLARKGVEAVLDDPSRGFYLVAEEDGGIVGQCMVTFEWSDWRCGFFWWIQSVYVRKDWRQRGIFSRIYRAVEGEARAREDVVGLRLYVDADNLTARRAYRSAGMQEARYVMFEVDFTLEP, encoded by the coding sequence ATGACGCTGCTGATCAGAGAGGCAAACCCAACCGATGCGGAGATCCTTGCAGAGAACAACCGTGCTACGGCATGGGAGACCGAAGAGCGCGAGCTCGATCCCGTGCTTGCGAGGAAAGGCGTCGAGGCCGTCCTCGACGACCCGTCGAGAGGGTTCTACCTGGTTGCCGAGGAGGACGGCGGCATCGTCGGGCAGTGCATGGTGACATTCGAGTGGAGCGACTGGCGCTGCGGCTTTTTCTGGTGGATCCAGAGCGTCTATGTGCGAAAAGACTGGCGGCAGAGGGGCATCTTCTCCCGGATCTACAGGGCGGTCGAAGGCGAGGCACGGGCGAGGGAAGACGTCGTCGGCCTCCGGCTCTACGTCGATGCGGATAACCTCACCGCCCGGAGGGCATACCGATCGGCAGGGATGCAGGAGGCGCGGTACGTGATGTTCGAGGTCGATTTCACCCTCGAACCCTGA
- a CDS encoding BMP family ABC transporter substrate-binding protein, with translation MTARPQHLKTGLLPAIMLFCIIAAGISSAGCIAMTGTDPGPVRIGVLLPESGSLAMNTLDELTWAADALNRQGGIGGRMIEFVYRDTGTGNISAYAEELAGRDDIDIIIGPATSTELMRIAPLVTGEGKLLISPSATSGVITTDYEENDRLWRTCGADGQQLKAIFRILRENGARNVSLIAANATYGETFARLAPATAAMNGIRLTGTVFVDASDDFAGIALRIGEEAPDTVVAAVYPEEAVRIADALHAAGSSADLFLTDAGRSPHLLGSLGERAEGIRGTSLSSDPSTGYAIAYEEIFGELPPPFAAQTYDALLLAVYTTARQEAAPAESLAESLRWVVSGDGITKGWDSQEASEAVAMIRAGARPLVTGASGPLRFAEKPSAGPLVGYYTCWAIEGGVFCESTPVPSADVDPALPGLSYDPVSGNSGGCRTVIWMVYPLVKGDRSFADSAYRGLFRAQESNSFIKRECTYDDLPLLDTVFSARNFTEKPDLVITEGFQFTDASRAWAEANPDIRFFTLEQADFRLPNTCDVVMVPYGASYLGGVMAANITATGRIGAIAGAPVSVIAPFVEGFRAGSEAYDPSVNVTVRYVGESFEGFGMPERAGAIARELRSEGVDVILMIAGASNTGIADAARETGDVYLVGEDTDQSYLAPNLVVASVVKQIDVVVRHAVEGELNGRFTPGQEVWTLENGGTGLFISPRFGGYAWVAADWRERAIAAENDYLKTAAL, from the coding sequence ATGACTGCACGACCGCAACACCTCAAAACCGGCCTTCTCCCGGCCATCATGCTCTTCTGCATCATCGCTGCAGGGATCTCCTCTGCGGGATGCATCGCTATGACCGGCACCGATCCCGGCCCCGTCCGTATTGGCGTTCTGCTGCCGGAGAGCGGTTCTCTTGCCATGAACACGCTCGACGAACTCACCTGGGCGGCGGACGCGCTGAACCGGCAGGGCGGCATCGGCGGCCGCATGATCGAGTTCGTCTATCGGGACACTGGCACCGGCAATATCTCCGCATATGCGGAAGAACTGGCCGGACGCGATGATATCGATATCATCATCGGTCCTGCGACAAGCACGGAGCTCATGCGCATCGCTCCTCTCGTCACGGGCGAAGGTAAACTCCTTATCTCCCCGAGCGCCACATCGGGTGTCATCACGACCGATTACGAGGAGAACGACCGCCTCTGGAGAACCTGCGGTGCCGACGGCCAGCAGCTGAAGGCTATTTTCCGGATCCTTCGGGAGAACGGCGCCCGGAACGTCTCGCTTATCGCCGCAAACGCGACCTATGGAGAGACGTTTGCGCGGCTTGCCCCGGCAACGGCCGCTATGAACGGAATCCGGCTCACCGGGACGGTATTCGTCGATGCGTCGGATGACTTTGCAGGGATTGCCCTGCGCATCGGGGAAGAGGCGCCCGATACAGTCGTCGCTGCCGTATACCCCGAAGAGGCGGTCAGGATCGCGGATGCGCTGCACGCTGCGGGCTCGTCTGCCGACCTCTTCCTGACCGATGCCGGTCGGTCGCCGCACCTGCTTGGGAGCCTGGGCGAGCGGGCGGAGGGGATCCGGGGGACGTCGCTCTCTTCAGATCCCTCGACCGGATATGCAATCGCCTATGAGGAGATCTTCGGGGAGCTGCCGCCGCCGTTTGCCGCACAGACGTACGACGCCCTCCTCCTCGCCGTCTACACCACGGCGCGACAGGAGGCTGCTCCGGCCGAATCGCTTGCCGAATCTCTCCGATGGGTCGTCTCCGGCGACGGCATCACCAAAGGCTGGGACTCCCAGGAAGCGAGCGAGGCCGTGGCGATGATCCGTGCGGGCGCCCGTCCGCTCGTCACCGGTGCCTCCGGCCCGCTCCGGTTCGCCGAAAAGCCCTCTGCAGGCCCGCTCGTCGGATACTATACCTGCTGGGCAATCGAAGGCGGCGTCTTCTGCGAGAGCACTCCGGTTCCCTCGGCGGACGTAGACCCGGCTCTTCCCGGCCTCTCGTACGATCCGGTCTCCGGCAATTCCGGGGGCTGCAGGACGGTGATCTGGATGGTCTACCCGCTGGTGAAAGGCGACCGGTCGTTCGCCGACTCGGCATACCGGGGTCTTTTCCGTGCACAGGAGTCGAACTCTTTCATCAAAAGGGAATGCACCTACGACGATCTGCCGCTCCTCGATACCGTATTCTCTGCACGGAACTTCACCGAGAAACCCGACCTCGTAATAACCGAGGGGTTCCAGTTCACCGATGCTTCCCGGGCGTGGGCGGAGGCAAACCCCGATATCCGTTTCTTCACCCTCGAGCAGGCGGACTTTCGCCTCCCGAATACGTGCGATGTCGTGATGGTCCCGTACGGGGCGTCATACCTCGGGGGCGTGATGGCGGCCAATATCACGGCGACGGGCAGGATCGGTGCGATTGCCGGTGCGCCCGTCTCCGTCATCGCTCCGTTCGTCGAAGGGTTCCGTGCAGGATCGGAGGCGTACGACCCGTCGGTGAACGTCACGGTGCGCTACGTCGGCGAGAGTTTCGAGGGGTTCGGCATGCCGGAGCGTGCGGGTGCGATCGCCCGGGAGCTCCGTAGCGAGGGCGTCGACGTCATCCTGATGATCGCCGGCGCCTCGAACACCGGGATCGCCGATGCCGCCCGGGAGACCGGGGACGTCTACCTCGTCGGTGAGGATACCGATCAGTCCTACCTCGCCCCCAACCTCGTCGTCGCGTCCGTGGTGAAGCAGATCGATGTGGTCGTCCGCCACGCAGTGGAGG